The window CCTCCATCGCGGCGGCCACGGCCCGGCAGCGATCGAGAATGCCGTCGAGGATGCCCTCCTCGCGCAGTCCCCGGAGGCGCCGGGCGGATTCCGGCCGGCCGGTCGGAACGACTCCCACGACGCAGACCGTCCCCTCGGTCTCGAACCCGCCCTGGGACAGAAGGAGGGCATAGGTCTGCGCCTGGACGAAGCGGTCGATGAAGAGGTCCGGCCGGCGAGAGAATTTGAGCTCCAGGACGAAACGGCAGCGGCGCCCCTGGAGATCAACGAGGTCCGGGACGCCGACCACGGGGACGCCGTCGAGGATTCCGTCGAAGCGGCTTTCCTGGAGGACGATGTCGCGGCCGGCGCGGATCTCGGCTTCGAGGGCTTCCCGGGTGATGGGGCGCGCGTCGGCGCTGAGCTCGCGGTGTCCGAGGGCGCCGGCCTCCATGGCGGGCGTGCGCTCGACGACGTCCGGATGGCGGAAGGCGAGGTCGATTTTGAGCTCGCAATACCACTGGGCCGCCAGGGTGGACACGCCCACCCGGGCGACGCCGTGGCGCAGCGCGGACGGCGGCGCGAAATCCGTCACGGCGGGTTACGCCCCCAGGCGCTTCATCTCGGGCGGCTCGGCGCCCTCTTCGGCCACCTGAAGGTCCTCCACGTCGTGGCCGTATTCCGTGACCGAGTAGGAGATCGTCACGCGGGCGCCGCTCTCGCGGGCCTGCTTGGCGAGCTCTCCGAGGCGCGGGTTGAAGGTGTTGTACCAGACCCCGTCGGAGCCGCGGATGCCGTAGCGGACGTAAGGGGTGCCGTCGCGCTTCTCGCCGGGCCGTTCGGAGACGGCTTTGACGGTGACCTGAGCGACGCCGCGGGTGCCCGCTTCGGCCGGGCGAGGGCCCCCGCCGGGAGCGGGCCGCTCGGTCCGGCGGAGCGGACCCGGGGCGCCGGGCGGCTCGGCCGCCAGAAGCTCCTCGCTCATCTCCTCGGCGGGCGTCGGAGCATAGCCGGCCAGGACCATGACCCAGGCGTGCCGAAGCCGCATGGCCTTGGCGATGGCGCGGGTCTGGGCCATGGACGCGCGGGCGTAGAAGGGCTTGTCCCGCCAGCCGGGCTCCTCGGTGGAGCAGTAGCCGTCGGCGAGGCTGACGACCTGATCCTGGGAGTTGGTCAGCCAGGCGCGCGCATGGATCGTCTCGTGGCCCGATTCCGGGTCGCGGACGACCTCCTCGACTTTGGCGTGAGGCTGCTCGTTCTGGACGCGGCTGATCGTGAGCCACCCCTCGACGCGGACGTACTCGCGGGGGTTGTTGCCGAACTTCATGGACAGGCCGTTTTCCTTGACGATGCGGGCGACCTGTTCGGCCAGGGCCGCCGCATTGGCCAGGACCTGCCGCTGCTCCTCGAGGGCGGGAACGGCGGAGGAGGGGGAAGGAAGGGGTTCGTGCGCCATACTACGACCTCCGGGGGAAGGCAGGCGGCCGCGCCCCGAAGGACCCGCCCTCTCTCCGGGGGGCCCCGGACCGCCTCTTCCGGACGCCATGCTACACCCGGGATATGTCAGAATGGGTCACGGAAGGGCGTTTTCCGCGGAGCCGTCAGGCCCCTCCCGCCGCCTTGAGCAGCCCTTCCACGCGCCGGACGATACCGGCGATCCCCTGGGCTTCCCACCAGCGGGCCCAGCGGCGAAGATACGCCGCGTCCAGCGACTCCTGCCGCTCGCCGATCCGCCGAACGTCGAAGAGATCCCGGTCGCGGCCCGAGATGAGCTTGTAGAGAATAAGATCCTCCGGCGAGGCGACCTGCACGGTCCGCCCGAAAAGAACGACGGCGCGCCTCCGCTTCAGGGCGCTCCGGTCGAAGGGCGAGTCTCCGAGGGTGAGATCCAGGTGCCAGGGGCTCTTGGGGTCTCCCAGAGGGAGGCGCGCCCAGCCGCTGATCTGCATCTGCTGAAGCGCCAGGTCCTCGTCCACGGCGAACCCGAAGCGCGCCGCCGCGCGCAGGAACCGCACGACCTGCCGCTCGGGGACGAAGAGGACGAAATCCACGTCCTCCGTGTAGCGCGGCTCGCCCCAGAGGCCGGCCGCCATCCCTCCGTAGAGCAGATACTCGAAGGGCCCCGATTCAACCGCATCCAGGGCCGCCAGCAGGACGCTCTTGGGATCGGACATCTCACCGCCGGCGGAGAAGCCGGGAAAGGGACACGGGATGGCGGCGCCGAGCGCGCCTCGGCCGGGCCAGGGGGTGCGAGAGAAGCCCCTCCAGAATCCGGACGGCCCGTTCCAGGCTCATCGAGCGAAGCTCCCGGAGCCTGGCCTCCTCGCCGGCCCGTCCCATCCGCTCCAGCCGTTCCTTCCAGCGCCCCATGGCTGGAAGTAGTATAGCGCGCCCTCGGGATCCGGTCCGCCCCATTCTCGCCCGTCCCGGTCCGGGGGCGCCCGAACGAGATCCCTGGAGAAGGAACGGACTCCTTGCGGCTATCGGGGCGAATCGGCGGGCTTGGCGGCTTGCGGCGGCTTGTCCTCCTTGGCGGGCGGCGGAGGAGGCGGCGGCGGCGGCTCGACGACCCGGACCTCGAGGCGGTCTTCGAACGGGATCGTCCGGCCGTTGAACGTGAGCTTCGCCTTGAGCGTCAGCGCGCCGGCCGCCCCGGGCTTGGCCGCCTTGTCCGCCGAAAGCGCCAGCTTCGCCCGCGCCTGCCCCGGCGCAAAGGTCGCCGGACCGGCCGCCTTGACCGGAGCGCTTCCCGCCGGCGCGGCCTCGAGCTTCACCTCGCCGTCGAACCCGAACAGGCGCTCCAGCTCCAGCTCGATCTCGGCCGAGCCGCCCGCCGGGACCGCCGCCCCGCCGTTCGGAGCCTTCACCGCGATCGGCGCGGCCGCGATCTCGATCTCCACCGGAAGCGCCGCCAGCCACGCCTTCACTTTCTTCTCCTTGGCGAGGTCGGAGGCCTTCTTGACCTCGGCGGCCAGTTCCTTCTTGAGCGCCTCCCCCGCCTTGGCGAGATCCTGCGCCTTCTTTTCCGCCTCGGCCGCCCGGGCGCGCGCCTCCTCGGCCGCCTTGAGCTTCTCCTCCGCCTCCTTGAGGGCCGCCTCCGCCGTCCCGGACGCCTTGACCTTTTCGAGCGCGGCGCGGGCCTTCTGAACCTCTTTCTCCGCCTGCGCGCGCTCCTCCTGCGCTTTCTTGAGTTCCGCCGCCGCCTGCTGAAGCACCTCCCCCACCCGCTTCTCATCCGCCTGAAGCGCCGCCACCCGCTCGGGGGTCCGCGTGTACGAAAGATCCACTTCCCCCGTCACCGTCAGCGAAAAGACTTCCGGCTCGGCCTTCTCGGTGACGTCGATCTCGAGCTCCCCCTCCGGCTTGGCCGCCTCGAGCGTCACCTCCTTGGCCTGAATCGGGCGGTTGTTCCCGCGACCCGGAAGCCCCGACGGCACGAGCTTGATCTTCGC is drawn from Planctomycetota bacterium and contains these coding sequences:
- a CDS encoding nucleotidyl transferase AbiEii/AbiGii toxin family protein, whose translation is MSDPKSVLLAALDAVESGPFEYLLYGGMAAGLWGEPRYTEDVDFVLFVPERQVVRFLRAAARFGFAVDEDLALQQMQISGWARLPLGDPKSPWHLDLTLGDSPFDRSALKRRRAVVLFGRTVQVASPEDLILYKLISGRDRDLFDVRRIGERQESLDAAYLRRWARWWEAQGIAGIVRRVEGLLKAAGGA